Within Candidatus Auribacterota bacterium, the genomic segment ACTGGTGTATCACTTCCTCGCCTGCAATAGGTGCAGACGGCACAATTTATGTCGGCTCTTGGGACCATAATTTCTACGCATTATCTTCCAGCGGCTCCCTTTCGTGGAGTTATGAAATGGTGAGCTGGATATATTCTTCTTGTCCTGCGATTAACTCTGACGGCAGGCTCTATATAGGAGCAGATGATAATAGGTTATATGCTATCACTTCAACCGGCTCACTCTTATGGAGTTATCAGACAGGTTATAATATAAGGACTTCCCCTGCCCTGAGTTTAAATGGATACATATGTTTTGGTTCTGAAGATAACAATATATACTCTTTAACACACTCTGGTATCTTGTTGTGGAGTTATGTAACGGGAGGCAGCGTATATTCTTCGCCCGCGGCAGGTGTCGATGGTAGAGTTTGTGTAGGATCTTATGATCGCAGGCTATATAATTTCACGTCTTTAGGTTCAAATACGTGGAGTTATACAATAGGATACGCGATAGCTTCCTCTCCTGCCCTGGATACTGATGGTAAAATCTATTTAGGGGGCTATGACAATAATCTATATGCCATTGCTTCGACTGGCTCCTTTATATGGAGCTACACCACAGACTACCCTATTGAGTCTTCTCCCGCCATAGATTCAGGAGGGGTGATTTATGTGGAGGGCTCTGAGAACAGGCTGTACGCTATATCTTCCATAGCGTCCCTCTTATGGAGCTATGATACTGGACTTGGTGTCTATATGGGGCCGCCCTCTTCTCCTGCTATAGGTTCTGACAGGAGACTTTACGTAGGATCAAGCTATTTCAGATTATTTTGTTTTCAGGATCCCACTGCGGCGCCGAATCCGACGGCTACGCCGACGGGGACACCAGCGGCGACGAGCACACCCACGGAAACGCCCGTACCCACTCCTACGCCGATACCGCCGCTGGTCGTTGATCCGGGACCGCTGACGGCAGGCCAGCCATTCGTGCTTGGCATCGCATTGATTGAGGATATCACCAGGTCGTTTGACTTCTATCTCCTTGCCGAAACCCCCGCCGGGGTCTACAGGATCTATTTCAACGGGTCGGTCAAGAAGGGGATCGTACCGATCTACAAGAACGTGCGCAGGTACAATGCGCCGTATTTCAAGACAGTGAGCTCGAAGGTCAGGATCCCCGCGTCCATGAATGGGAAAACGATCACCTTCTACGGCGTTGTGGTTGAAGCGGGTAAGAAACCGCCGGTGAAGAAACTGTCGGATCTCAGGCCTGACAGCCCCTATGTCATCATGATGGATAAGAGGGCAAAGACGGTTGGTTCGTAGACGTTTTACATAATTAAGACGTGCGGAGTATGTTACGGCCTATATTCGGGACGTACTGTAGTCATGGGTGCGGCGCAGTGCATGCGGCGTGCGCTTAGCTCAACCGGCAGATCAGCGGATTAAACAGCATCAGGGTCTATAATTAGGGCAAGTAGGTAGAGTAGGGAACAGGATTGATTTGATTTAGGGTCAGCTTGTCTGTATCCACCGTTTCTCCCGCCTTGGCGGGATGCCCGTATAGTTTCCCCGTTTCAGTTTTCCTGCTCCCCCTCATCATCCCGCTTAGCGGGACAGTTTTCTCCCGCCATGGCGGGACTTTCCGAGCACCTTCATCCAAAGGCATTCGCCATCACCTTCCATGGGGAAATGTCTCCCTGGGGTATCAGTGTTAAAAAATCTCTTTGAAAATATGTACATCATTATGTTATTATGCCTTGTTTTTTCACATCAGCAAAAGATGCCCACATCATGCCCAAAAAGATAAGGCGGAAACTCGCGGACAAAAAAGCTGAAAAGCCCGGTGGAAAAGCCGCGACAAAAAGCTCCAGGCTCAAAACCCCGAGGGAGCTCGGGGAGAACGGAATGGAACTCCACCAGGAGGAGATCGCCTACCAGATGGCGCTCCGGCAGCGGGAGATTTCCGTCTCTGAGTTTTTCAGCAAGAACAGGCATCTGCTTGGATTCGACAATCCGAAGAAGGCCCTCCTCACCACGGTGAAAGAGGCCGTGGACAACAGCCTGGACGCATGCGAAGAGGCGAAGATCATTCCTGAAATCAGGGTTGCCGTGCTACCGATCAGCGAAGACCGGTTCAGGGTCGTCGTTGAAGACAACGGGCCGGGCATAGTAAAGACGCAGATTCCAAAGATCTTCGGCAAGCTCCTCTACGGCTCAAAATTCCACACGCTCAAACAGGCCCGCGGGCAGCAGGGGATCGGTATTTCCGCCGCGGGAATGTACGGCCAGCTCACGACGGGGCAGCCGGTCAGGATCACGTCAAAAATCGGGCCGAAGAAACCAGCGCACTATTTCGAGATCCGCGTGGACACGCAGAAGAACACACCCGAGATCATCAAGGACGACGAGGTGCAGTGGGAATCACCACACGGCACAAAGGTTGAGATCGAGCTCGAGGCCAGGTGCCAGAAGGGGCGCCAGTCGGTTGAGAATTACCTGGAGCAGGTTTCCCTCGCAAACCCCCATGTCCTCATCACCTACCATGGCCCCGAGGGCGAGAAGATCGTACTCGCGCGCGCGGCGAATTCCCTCCCCCGAGAGCCCAAGGAGATCAAGCCCCACCCGTACGGCGTTGAGCTCGGCGTGCTCATGCAGATGCTCAAAACCACAAAGGCAAAGCGGCTCCGCTCGTTCCTCATGCAGGATTTTTCAAGGGTGGGGACAAAAGTGGCGCGGGAGGTCTGCGCAAAGGCCGGCCTTCCTGAAACCGCGTACCCCTCCAGGATCGCGCGCGAAGAGACGGATAAGCTCTACCAGGCCATCAACGCCACGAAGATCATGAGCCCGCCGACCGACTGCCTCTCCCCGATCGGCGAGGAGCTCATCCTGGCGGCCCTGAAGAAACAGATCAAGGCGGACTTCTACACCGCCACCACGCGCTCGCCGTCGGTCTACCGCGGCAACCCATTCCACATCGAGGTGGGGCTGGCGTGGGGAGGACCACGCGCGGGCGGCGAAGACGGCGAGGATGAGCCTCTCGCCAACCTGCTCCGGTTCGCCAACCGCGTCCCGCTCCTCTACCAGCAGTCGGCGTGCGCGATCACCAAGGCGGTGATCGGGACGAACTGGCGCGGCTACGGGCTCCCGCAGGCGCGCGGCGCCCTGCCCTCCGGCTCGATGACGCTCATGGTGCACATGGTCTCGGTGTGGGTGCCGTTCACCTCCGAGAGCAAAGAGGCGATCGCCCACTACCCGGAGATCCTCAAGGAGATCAAGCTCGGCGTGCAGGAGGTGGGCAGGAAGCTCCACTCGTATCTCAGCCGCCGCGCCCGGATCGCCGACGCGGAGAAGAAAAAGGCCTACATCGAGAAGTATCTGCCGCACATCGGGATCGCGCTCAGGGAAATCCTCAAGCTCAACAAGGCGCAGGAGGGAAGGGTCGTCAGGATACTGACGGAGATCCTGGAAAAGTCGAGGAAGATGGAATAATAGACACAACCCCTCAGTTATATGAACGATCATCCACTGATTTCACGGATGAGCACGGATTTTTAAACAGATTATCAGTGTCAATCCGTGGATAAAAACACTGAGTGGAGTGAATTATTACCCCCATAACTGAGAGATTACTAATGGACCACTGAGGATATCTCAGTGTAGGGGCTTGATTCATCAAGCCCGTAGGGTTCGATAAATCCCTGCCCGGCCGGCAGGCGGGGAACCCCTACAGAAAAGGATAAGGTTTAAATGAACAAGGCGGCGGCGAAGATCAAGCAGACGGCTCAGGAAATCTATCGGACGATACTCAGGAAGCGCAAACCGTCCCTCGACCTCCCGATCCGCTCCCTCGACAACGTGCGCTACAACACGAAGGTGGGCAACTTCGAAATCGGGAGACGCAAGAAGGAGCGGACGCTCACCGTGACCACCGCCAAGACCTTCGCCCAGTCCCTGAAGATGATGTCGCTCTCCAATGACCTCCTGCGCGGCGACGACATCGCCACCAAGCGGGAAGCCTACTACGTCTCCAAGAACTGGGGCGACGCGCGCTTCGACGAGCAGCCGGAGTCTGACTCGGTGATGGACGATGTCGAGGCGCTGTTTGCAGTCAACCGCGAGCAACTCGGTTTCATCCCCGAGGAGAAGGGGGGTGAGGTGGCGGGGCGGCTGATCGTGATTGATCGCGATACCGACACGGGGCGCAAGATCAAAATCGACTGCACCCGGTTTGGCTCAGGGGCGTATTCAATACCGATCTCCGTCGAGGATCTCCAGTTTCAGACAAACGCAGCGTTCATTCTTGCCATAGAGACCGCGGGCATGTTTCAGCGGCTCGTGAAGCATAACTTCTGGAAGGGGGCAAACTGCGTCCTCGTCTCCATGGGGGGCGTCCCCACGCGCGCCTGCCGCCGCTTCATCAGACGCCTCGCGGACGAGAAGAAGATCCCCGTCTACGCCTTCGTGGACGGCGACCCATACGGGATCACCAACATCTACCGGACCCTCAAGGTGGGCTCGGGCAACGCCGCCCACATCAATCAGTTCTTCTGCGTGCCCCAGGCGCGCTACCTCGGCGTCACGCCGCAGGACATCATCGACTACAAGCTCAAGGACGCCACGCACCCCCTGAAAGAGGTGGATATCAAG encodes:
- a CDS encoding PQQ-binding-like beta-propeller repeat protein is translated as MKQNSLSAAFVSLTLCLLGSVFAQPANSPWPMFHHDVRHTGQNQYSGPQTGEMAWSYETWLGISSSPAIGPDGKVFAGSDDNIFYTLTSLGSLSWSYETDWCITSSPAIGADGTIYVGSWDHNFYALSSSGSLSWSYEMVSWIYSSCPAINSDGRLYIGADDNRLYAITSTGSLLWSYQTGYNIRTSPALSLNGYICFGSEDNNIYSLTHSGILLWSYVTGGSVYSSPAAGVDGRVCVGSYDRRLYNFTSLGSNTWSYTIGYAIASSPALDTDGKIYLGGYDNNLYAIASTGSFIWSYTTDYPIESSPAIDSGGVIYVEGSENRLYAISSIASLLWSYDTGLGVYMGPPSSPAIGSDRRLYVGSSYFRLFCFQDPTAAPNPTATPTGTPAATSTPTETPVPTPTPIPPLVVDPGPLTAGQPFVLGIALIEDITRSFDFYLLAETPAGVYRIYFNGSVKKGIVPIYKNVRRYNAPYFKTVSSKVRIPASMNGKTITFYGVVVEAGKKPPVKKLSDLRPDSPYVIMMDKRAKTVGS
- a CDS encoding DNA topoisomerase VI subunit B encodes the protein MPKKIRRKLADKKAEKPGGKAATKSSRLKTPRELGENGMELHQEEIAYQMALRQREISVSEFFSKNRHLLGFDNPKKALLTTVKEAVDNSLDACEEAKIIPEIRVAVLPISEDRFRVVVEDNGPGIVKTQIPKIFGKLLYGSKFHTLKQARGQQGIGISAAGMYGQLTTGQPVRITSKIGPKKPAHYFEIRVDTQKNTPEIIKDDEVQWESPHGTKVEIELEARCQKGRQSVENYLEQVSLANPHVLITYHGPEGEKIVLARAANSLPREPKEIKPHPYGVELGVLMQMLKTTKAKRLRSFLMQDFSRVGTKVAREVCAKAGLPETAYPSRIAREETDKLYQAINATKIMSPPTDCLSPIGEELILAALKKQIKADFYTATTRSPSVYRGNPFHIEVGLAWGGPRAGGEDGEDEPLANLLRFANRVPLLYQQSACAITKAVIGTNWRGYGLPQARGALPSGSMTLMVHMVSVWVPFTSESKEAIAHYPEILKEIKLGVQEVGRKLHSYLSRRARIADAEKKKAYIEKYLPHIGIALREILKLNKAQEGRVVRILTEILEKSRKME
- a CDS encoding DNA topoisomerase IV subunit A, which produces MNKAAAKIKQTAQEIYRTILRKRKPSLDLPIRSLDNVRYNTKVGNFEIGRRKKERTLTVTTAKTFAQSLKMMSLSNDLLRGDDIATKREAYYVSKNWGDARFDEQPESDSVMDDVEALFAVNREQLGFIPEEKGGEVAGRLIVIDRDTDTGRKIKIDCTRFGSGAYSIPISVEDLQFQTNAAFILAIETAGMFQRLVKHNFWKGANCVLVSMGGVPTRACRRFIRRLADEKKIPVYAFVDGDPYGITNIYRTLKVGSGNAAHINQFFCVPQARYLGVTPQDIIDYKLKDATHPLKEVDIKRAKDALANDPFIKHEKRWQQAIEQMIRMGVRVEQQAFATHDLNYVIDVYLPKKLKHPELFLP